One genomic segment of Pongo abelii isolate AG06213 chromosome 13, NHGRI_mPonAbe1-v2.0_pri, whole genome shotgun sequence includes these proteins:
- the RAD23B gene encoding UV excision repair protein RAD23 homolog B isoform X3 — MQVTLKTLQQQTFKIDIDPEETPKAVSTPAPATTQQSAPASTTAVTSSTTTTVAQAPTPVPALAPTSTPASITPASATASSEPASASAAKQEKPAEKPAETPVATSPTATDSTSGDSSRSNLFEDATSALVTGQSYENMVTEIMSMGYEREQVIAALRASFNNPDRAVEYLLMGIPGDRESQAVVDPPQAASTGAPQSSAVAAAAATTTATTTTTSSGGHPLEFLRNQPQFQQMRQIIQQNPSLLPALLQQIGRENPQLLQQISQHQEHFIQMLNEPVQEAGGQGGGGGGGSGGIAEAGSGHMNYIQVTPQEKEAIERLKALGFPEGLVIQAYFACEKNENLAANFLLQQNFDED, encoded by the exons CCCAAAGCAGTGTCCACACCAGCACCAGCTACAACTCAGCAGTCAGCTCCTGCCAGCACTAcagcagttacttcctccaccaCCACAACTGTGGCTCAGGCTCCAACCCCTGTCCCTGCCTTGGCTCCCACTTCCACACCTGCATCCATCACTCCAGCATCAGCGACAGCATCTTCTGAACCTGCATCTGCTAGTGCAGCTAAACAAGAGAAACCTGCAGAAAAGCCAGCAGAGACACCGGTGGCTACTAGCCCAACAGCAACTGACAG TACATCGGGTGATTCTTCTCGGTCAAACCTTTTTGAAGATGCAACGAGTGCACTTG TGACAGGTCAGTCTTACGAGAATATGGTAACTGAGATCATGTCAATGGGCTATGAACGAGAGCAAGTGATTGCAGCCCTGAGAGCCAGTTTCAACAACCCTGACAGAGCAGTGGAGTATCTTTTAATG GGAATCCCTGGAGATAGAGAAAGTCAGGCTGTGGTTGACCCCCCTCAAGCAGCTAGTACTGGGGCTCCTCAGTCTTCAGCAGTGGCTGCAGCTGCAGCAACTACGACAgcaacaactacaacaacaagTTCTGGAG GACATCCCCTTGAATTTTTACGGAATCAGCCTCAGTTTCAACAGATGAGACAAATTATTCAACAGAATCCTTCCCTGCTTCCAGCGTTACTACAGCAGATAGGTCGAGAGAATCCTCAGTTACTTCAG CAAATTAGCCAACACCAGGAGCATTTTATTCAGATGTTAAATGAACCAGTTCAAGAAGCTGGTGGtcaaggaggaggaggtggaggtggcagtggagGAATTGCAGAAGCTGGAAGTGGTCATATGAACTACATTCAAGTAACGCCTCAGGAAAAAGAAGCTATAGAAAGG tTAAAGGCATTAGGATTTCCTGAAGGACTTGTGATACAAGCATATTTTGCTTGTGAGAAGAATGAGAATTTGGCTGCCAATTTTCTTCTACAGCAGAACTTTGATGAAGATTGA